Within Pseudomonas tructae, the genomic segment AGCCCCAACCAGCCACGGCCCATCAGACGTTGACCAAACAACGCCCAGCCCATGGCCACGGTGGCGAGAATGCCGAAACCACCCCAAATGGCGTAGGCCAGCGACAGTTCGATATCTCGCACAGCCTGAGCCAGCGCAGTAAAGGCGGCCAGCACGCAGAGAATCGAAGCAATGCCCAGGCCGCGCTTTTTAAAACCGTCGGAATACTTGAGCAGCAGGTTGGCGATCACTTCCAGCACGATCGCAAGACCCAGCCAGGCGAAGGGAAT encodes:
- the mdtI gene encoding multidrug/spermidine efflux SMR transporter subunit MdtI — translated: MLSMNWIPFAWLGLAIVLEVIANLLLKYSDGFKKRGLGIASILCVLAAFTALAQAVRDIELSLAYAIWGGFGILATVAMGWALFGQRLMGRGWLGLALLLVGMSLLKLA